One genomic segment of Rivularia sp. PCC 7116 includes these proteins:
- a CDS encoding efflux RND transporter periplasmic adaptor subunit: MKSPESNVDNQENPSPKKTQSLRLPQRLLLILLPIALTIGGVAILVKLLARQNNSSPNTTVKKPLISVKLAEAKVGKITESSEFIASLQSLNSETLQANVQGKISQIFVKKGNQVAAQAPLLQISSSNQPAQTNNNSASNGAAVPTIKPQLQNARAQLQELQAQQLSKIQSLKLIQQQYEKYSNLASQGAVSKQAKDEYAKRLEAAKIDLNNLNTKIAAQQAAIFKLEQTLQQAQIQNTATSLAAPKTPSQLQQSRIKAPFKGTVANILVKVGDSVKPSTRVVTVTQNQPLEVDIPVSLEKQSQLRKGMLIEIIDSKGKKIGTGKVFFIAPEVNSNTRTILVKALFDNTQRKMRAGQFAKARINWNQDSGLLIPTTAVFRIAGEAFVYVAQRLNSTAPNSQLVARQKQVKLGKTVGNQYQVIEGLQPGEKVIVSRLLNINNGDILTAE, from the coding sequence ATGAAATCCCCCGAATCTAACGTAGATAATCAAGAAAATCCTTCTCCAAAAAAGACACAGTCGCTACGATTACCGCAACGTTTACTGTTAATTTTGCTACCTATAGCTTTAACTATTGGTGGAGTTGCAATACTTGTTAAATTACTTGCTCGCCAAAATAACTCCTCGCCAAATACTACAGTTAAAAAACCGCTCATTTCAGTTAAGCTAGCCGAAGCAAAAGTAGGAAAAATAACAGAAAGTTCGGAGTTTATTGCTAGTTTGCAATCATTAAACTCAGAGACTCTTCAAGCAAATGTTCAAGGTAAAATATCTCAAATTTTCGTTAAAAAAGGAAATCAAGTAGCAGCACAAGCACCTTTATTGCAAATTAGCTCAAGCAATCAACCTGCTCAAACTAACAATAATAGTGCTAGCAACGGTGCAGCAGTGCCAACGATTAAACCGCAATTACAAAATGCTCGCGCTCAACTCCAAGAATTGCAAGCTCAACAATTATCAAAAATTCAAAGCTTGAAACTAATTCAACAACAATACGAAAAATATTCTAACTTAGCCTCACAAGGAGCCGTATCAAAGCAAGCTAAGGACGAATATGCTAAAAGACTTGAAGCAGCTAAAATAGATTTGAATAATTTGAATACCAAAATAGCAGCACAACAAGCCGCTATATTTAAATTAGAACAAACACTTCAACAAGCACAAATTCAAAATACTGCAACTAGCCTTGCTGCTCCTAAAACGCCGTCACAACTACAGCAGTCTAGAATTAAGGCTCCTTTTAAAGGTACCGTAGCAAATATTTTAGTCAAAGTAGGAGACTCAGTAAAGCCTTCGACGAGAGTAGTTACAGTAACTCAAAATCAACCTTTAGAAGTTGACATACCAGTTTCTTTAGAAAAACAATCCCAGCTACGCAAGGGAATGTTAATAGAAATAATCGATTCTAAAGGTAAAAAGATAGGTACGGGAAAAGTTTTTTTTATTGCGCCAGAAGTTAACTCTAATACTCGCACCATATTAGTAAAAGCATTATTTGATAACACACAAAGGAAAATGCGAGCAGGGCAATTTGCTAAAGCCAGAATTAATTGGAATCAAGATTCTGGATTGTTAATTCCCACTACAGCGGTGTTTCGTATTGCAGGAGAAGCTTTTGTGTATGTAGCCCAAAGATTAAATTCAACTGCGCCAAATTCTCAATTAGTAGCTAGACAAAAACAGGTAAAACTAGGTAAAACCGTAGGTAATCAATATCAAGTTATTGAAGGATTACAGCCGGGAGAAAAAGTTATTGTTTCCAGGTTATTGAATATCAATAATGGTGATATTTTAACTGCGGAATAA
- a CDS encoding glycoside hydrolase family 10 protein → MRGEIVRKQHKGIRKVKLKSIKTKLLFFKCQFIACTLLNILPATASTEPVISVIQSRENANQWKGITARLQASGVNYCVIPLNKVRNTADWGSRTVLFLPNVETLTPSQAISLEEWVGKGGRVIASGPVASLSAPGVRRLVKNILGGYWGFSLDSPQMLQPSKAKPHRWANNKKLIGEVRGGVVVPNSPTQTAAVWNKKDNSAAVLANSRSTFFGWRWGADTAANPNLDSAWLQAALKRHANSPNAVKSIPGASTECSDAVVAENSPNSLSQINTSSTPTSAPFNITAAIPNNPSSNINFRRSDELSDEAIDNLQDKVRLDVKPNSRKPISRNELVALQQELLKLIGRVESANLSVAAVSNGNSQSAKANVAAEFASSQPATLSFSSQQAVSQAKEVVKQIPQLVARKKYAEARRQWLAAKNSLWNQFPVNQRFAQPEIRAIWLDRGTIVKARNEEGLAKIFDRLSQAGINTVFFETVNAGYTVYPSKVAPQQNPLTRNWDPLKSAVKLAHNRGMELHAWVWVFAAGNQRHNKILGINPNYPGPVLAAHPDWAGYDRRGKMIPQGQNKPFFDPANPQLRQYLLNQYEEIVTRYKVDGLHLDYIRYPFQDHQRNRSYGYGKAARSVFKQRYGIDPLKISPRQRNLWKKWTDFRTQQIDSFVAQVSQKMRQKKPDLIMSVAVFPLPEKERIGKLQQHWEVWAKRGDIDLIVPMTYALDTQTFSRLARPWIVSKKLGSTLLVPGIRLLNLPTLGAFDQIQLIRDLPVGGYALFAAENLQNQQLQQVFNRTQGNKPKEEPIPYRQPFKTAALRYASLQKEWEFALQNKQLKMSASGISQFNSQAEILENALERLAESPSQANLQATKASVTRFQSQFRSLMRRQALNNPYQVGVWENRLAMIERLIRFGERVKK, encoded by the coding sequence ATGAGGGGTGAAATAGTGAGAAAACAGCACAAAGGTATCAGAAAAGTTAAATTAAAGTCTATTAAGACCAAATTATTATTTTTCAAATGTCAGTTTATCGCTTGTACTTTACTAAATATTTTACCTGCGACGGCATCAACTGAACCAGTTATTAGTGTTATTCAAAGCCGCGAAAATGCCAATCAGTGGAAAGGTATAACCGCTCGTCTGCAAGCATCTGGAGTTAATTATTGCGTAATTCCTTTAAATAAAGTTAGAAATACTGCCGATTGGGGAAGCCGCACGGTGCTGTTTTTACCCAACGTAGAAACACTGACACCATCACAGGCAATTAGCTTAGAAGAATGGGTAGGTAAAGGCGGGCGGGTTATCGCAAGTGGTCCGGTGGCAAGTTTATCTGCGCCGGGAGTACGTCGATTGGTGAAAAATATCTTAGGAGGTTATTGGGGATTCAGTTTAGATTCACCCCAGATGCTTCAACCTTCTAAAGCGAAGCCACACCGATGGGCTAACAATAAAAAATTGATTGGAGAAGTTCGCGGTGGTGTTGTAGTTCCGAATTCACCAACTCAAACAGCAGCGGTATGGAATAAGAAAGATAATTCCGCAGCAGTGTTAGCTAACTCACGTTCTACTTTTTTTGGTTGGCGATGGGGAGCAGATACCGCCGCAAATCCCAATTTGGATAGTGCTTGGTTGCAAGCAGCCTTGAAGCGACATGCTAATTCACCCAATGCGGTTAAAAGTATTCCAGGTGCTTCTACTGAATGTTCTGATGCTGTTGTTGCTGAAAATTCACCCAATTCCTTAAGCCAAATAAATACAAGTTCGACTCCAACTTCCGCTCCGTTTAATATTACTGCCGCAATCCCTAATAATCCTTCTTCAAATATTAACTTTCGACGCTCCGACGAGCTATCTGACGAAGCAATAGATAATTTGCAGGATAAGGTACGTCTTGATGTCAAACCTAATTCACGCAAACCGATTAGTCGCAATGAATTAGTAGCTCTACAGCAAGAATTACTCAAATTAATCGGTCGAGTTGAAAGTGCTAATTTATCGGTTGCAGCAGTAAGCAACGGAAATTCTCAATCCGCAAAGGCAAATGTGGCAGCAGAATTTGCATCCAGCCAACCTGCAACATTAAGTTTTAGCAGCCAACAAGCAGTATCGCAAGCTAAAGAAGTTGTTAAACAAATACCGCAATTAGTCGCAAGGAAAAAATACGCTGAAGCTCGCAGGCAGTGGTTAGCAGCAAAAAATTCTTTATGGAATCAATTCCCTGTAAATCAAAGGTTTGCTCAACCAGAAATTCGAGCAATTTGGCTTGATAGGGGAACGATTGTTAAAGCCAGAAACGAAGAAGGATTAGCTAAAATCTTCGATAGACTTTCACAAGCAGGAATTAATACGGTATTTTTTGAAACGGTAAATGCTGGTTATACAGTTTATCCCAGCAAAGTTGCACCTCAGCAAAATCCTTTAACTCGTAACTGGGACCCATTAAAATCAGCTGTTAAATTAGCCCACAACCGAGGTATGGAATTACATGCTTGGGTATGGGTGTTTGCCGCAGGAAACCAGCGGCATAATAAAATTTTAGGTATTAATCCTAACTATCCCGGCCCCGTATTAGCCGCCCATCCCGATTGGGCTGGTTATGATAGACGGGGAAAAATGATTCCTCAAGGTCAAAATAAACCATTTTTTGACCCAGCGAATCCCCAGTTAAGACAGTATTTATTAAATCAGTACGAAGAAATTGTTACCCGCTATAAAGTAGACGGTTTACATTTAGACTATATTCGCTATCCTTTTCAAGATCATCAAAGGAATCGTAGTTACGGCTATGGAAAAGCTGCAAGAAGTGTATTTAAACAGCGTTATGGAATCGATCCGCTTAAAATTTCGCCGCGTCAACGCAATCTTTGGAAAAAATGGACGGATTTTCGCACTCAACAGATAGATAGCTTTGTCGCTCAAGTTTCGCAAAAAATGCGACAAAAAAAACCAGACTTAATTATGTCTGTAGCAGTTTTTCCTCTACCAGAAAAAGAAAGAATTGGAAAATTACAGCAGCATTGGGAAGTTTGGGCAAAACGAGGCGATATAGACTTAATTGTCCCCATGACTTACGCTTTGGATACTCAGACTTTCAGTAGATTAGCACGACCTTGGATTGTATCGAAAAAATTAGGTTCTACTTTATTAGTTCCGGGAATTCGTTTGTTAAATTTACCAACTTTAGGAGCTTTTGACCAAATACAGTTAATTAGAGATTTACCAGTGGGTGGCTACGCGCTATTTGCAGCGGAGAACTTGCAAAATCAGCAGCTACAGCAAGTTTTCAACAGAACTCAGGGGAATAAACCCAAAGAAGAACCGATTCCTTACCGTCAACCGTTCAAAACTGCCGCTTTACGTTATGCTTCCTTGCAAAAAGAATGGGAATTTGCATTACAAAATAAGCAGCTAAAAATGTCAGCTAGCGGCATTTCCCAATTTAATTCTCAAGCAGAAATCTTAGAAAACGCTTTAGAACGGCTTGCAGAATCACCATCTCAAGCCAACTTACAAGCAACAAAAGCATCAGTAACTCGCTTTCAATCTCAATTTAGAAGTTTGATGCGCCGACAAGCTTTGAATAATCCCTATCAAGTTGGGGTGTGGGAAAATCGTCTTGCCATGATAGAAAGATTGATACGCTTTGGAGAACGTGTAAAGAAGTGA
- a CDS encoding TIGR03279 family radical SAM protein, with amino-acid sequence MMNISPARITKILPDSIGAEIGFEVGDAIVSINGMRPRDLIDYQFLCADEVLELEILDEKGKTHQIEIEKDYDDDLGLEFETALFDGLIQCNNRCPFCFIDQQPPGKRSSLYFKDDDYRLSFLYGSYLTLTNLPQREWQRIEQMRLSPLYVSVHATEPEVRIRLLKNQRAGEILDNIRWFQERRLQINAQVVVCPGINDAVHLEKTLRDLASFHTGELPAVASVAVVPVGLTRFRPQEDELTPVTRKKAGEVISQVRKLQQEFKETFGSNCVWLADEWFLIAGEELPCEAEYEDYPQIDNGVGSIRLFIKEFLQTARELLPQKVKPRKLTWVVGNAVEQAFQPIEKQLNEVEGLSVNMRALSSDYWGQDISVTGLLTGHDLLLKLQDEDLGAGILLPSVMLKHGEQVFLDDKTVEEVANSLKTEIFPVTNVEELIKVCIQ; translated from the coding sequence ATGATGAACATAAGTCCTGCCCGCATTACTAAAATTTTGCCGGATTCTATCGGCGCAGAAATTGGATTTGAAGTTGGCGATGCAATCGTTAGTATTAATGGTATGCGCCCCCGAGATTTAATTGATTATCAGTTCTTATGTGCTGATGAAGTTTTAGAATTAGAAATTTTGGATGAGAAAGGAAAAACTCATCAAATTGAAATTGAAAAAGATTACGATGATGATTTAGGTTTAGAATTTGAAACTGCACTTTTTGATGGTTTAATTCAGTGCAATAATCGCTGCCCTTTCTGTTTTATCGATCAACAACCGCCTGGTAAACGCTCTAGTCTTTACTTTAAAGATGATGATTATCGCTTAAGTTTTCTCTACGGTTCTTACCTGACTTTAACTAATCTGCCGCAACGAGAATGGCAAAGAATCGAACAGATGCGACTGTCACCGCTTTATGTATCGGTTCATGCTACCGAACCCGAAGTAAGAATTAGATTGCTCAAAAATCAACGAGCGGGAGAAATTCTCGATAATATCAGGTGGTTTCAGGAAAGAAGGCTACAAATTAACGCACAAGTAGTTGTTTGTCCTGGTATCAATGATGCCGTACACTTAGAAAAAACTCTGCGCGATTTAGCGTCTTTTCATACCGGTGAATTACCTGCTGTCGCTTCTGTTGCAGTGGTACCAGTGGGTTTGACGCGGTTTCGTCCTCAAGAAGATGAACTTACACCGGTGACGCGAAAGAAAGCAGGAGAAGTTATTTCTCAAGTGCGGAAATTGCAGCAAGAATTCAAGGAAACTTTTGGTTCAAATTGTGTATGGTTGGCTGATGAATGGTTTTTAATTGCAGGAGAGGAATTACCATGTGAAGCTGAATACGAAGATTATCCTCAAATTGATAATGGTGTTGGTTCAATTCGTTTGTTTATCAAGGAGTTTTTACAAACAGCAAGAGAATTATTGCCGCAAAAAGTTAAGCCAAGAAAATTAACTTGGGTAGTAGGGAATGCAGTTGAGCAAGCTTTTCAACCAATTGAAAAACAGTTAAATGAGGTGGAAGGTTTATCTGTTAATATGCGTGCTTTATCTAGCGATTATTGGGGACAAGATATCAGCGTTACTGGTTTATTAACCGGTCACGATTTGCTGTTGAAATTACAGGATGAAGATTTAGGTGCTGGGATTTTATTACCAAGTGTGATGTTAAAGCATGGAGAGCAAGTGTTTTTAGACGATAAAACAGTCGAGGAAGTTGCTAACAGTTTAAAAACGGAGATTTTTCCAGTTACAAACGTAGAGGAGCTAATTAAAGTTTGCATTCAATAG
- a CDS encoding undecaprenyl-diphosphate phosphatase encodes MARTNVRNFIQRQLFWFLAVASAILSIAIHPLKTFANQPSTAADGVQQMKVWQAIFLGFVQGATEFLPISSTAHLKAVPVALGWGDPGVAFSAVIQLGSIAAVLWYFWKDLSRIFRGATRAMVLSDYMDFDFRLCIGILFGTLPILLFGIIIKIFIPDFDNSPLRSMSAIAIASIVMSILLGLAEKLGKRRRDFENLVMLDGLLMGFAQALALIPGVSRSGSTLTAGLFLNLERETAARFSFLLGIPAISLAGLVKLQDLLSAGVDASQMTSLTAAIVSSGVFSYLAIASLLRFLKTQSTWVFVWYRLVFGILILGSIATGFLENS; translated from the coding sequence ATGGCAAGAACAAATGTACGTAATTTTATTCAACGTCAATTATTCTGGTTTTTAGCTGTAGCATCCGCCATACTCAGCATTGCGATACATCCATTAAAAACGTTTGCCAATCAACCTTCTACAGCAGCCGATGGAGTGCAGCAAATGAAGGTATGGCAAGCGATTTTTTTAGGCTTTGTACAAGGTGCAACAGAATTTTTACCAATTAGCAGCACGGCTCATTTAAAAGCTGTTCCTGTAGCGCTGGGTTGGGGAGATCCAGGAGTCGCTTTTAGTGCGGTAATTCAGTTAGGAAGTATTGCTGCGGTACTGTGGTATTTCTGGAAAGATTTGTCCAGGATTTTCAGAGGTGCTACCAGGGCTATGGTGCTTTCTGACTATATGGACTTTGATTTTCGTTTGTGTATCGGTATTCTTTTTGGCACATTGCCCATACTTTTATTTGGGATAATTATTAAAATTTTTATTCCCGATTTCGATAACTCGCCGCTGCGGAGTATGAGCGCGATCGCAATTGCTTCTATAGTCATGTCCATACTGTTGGGGTTAGCGGAAAAACTTGGCAAACGTCGGCGTGATTTTGAAAATTTAGTAATGTTAGATGGATTACTAATGGGTTTTGCTCAAGCTTTGGCGCTAATACCTGGTGTATCGCGAAGTGGTTCAACTTTAACAGCAGGGCTGTTTTTAAATTTAGAGCGAGAAACAGCAGCAAGATTTTCGTTTTTGCTGGGTATTCCCGCTATTTCTTTGGCTGGATTAGTTAAGTTGCAGGATTTGTTATCAGCAGGAGTTGATGCTAGTCAAATGACTTCTTTGACAGCAGCAATAGTCTCTTCAGGGGTATTTTCTTATTTAGCGATCGCTAGTTTGCTGCGCTTCCTGAAAACTCAAAGTACCTGGGTGTTTGTTTGGTATCGGTTGGTGTTTGGAATTTTGATATTAGGTAGCATTGCTACGGGATTCTTGGAAAATAGTTAA
- a CDS encoding undecaprenyl-diphosphate phosphatase, producing the protein MAVSKRLLFPLLMIGSSVLSVATFPLKVLSQDASTAVVDGASQMNVWQGIFLGFVQGATEFLPISSTAHLKAVPVALGWGDPGSAFSAVIQLGSIVAVLWYFWGDLTRVLSGAYIAIRRKDYQDTDFRIALGIAIGTFPIVILGLLLKIVFEEFYENTVRGMVVIAIVSIVMALLLGLAEIKGSRQRNFEKLGMIDGILMGCAQALALIPGVSRSGSTLTAGLFMGLERETAARFSFLLGIPAISLAGLISLKDLLEVGVESSQILTLIASVISSGIFSYLAIAWLVKFLKTRSTWIFVWYRLIFGIAILAGLYFGVLENI; encoded by the coding sequence ATGGCTGTATCCAAACGTTTGCTGTTTCCGTTATTGATGATAGGAAGTAGTGTTTTATCAGTAGCGACATTTCCATTAAAAGTTTTGAGTCAAGATGCCAGCACTGCTGTTGTCGATGGGGCTTCGCAAATGAACGTCTGGCAAGGCATTTTTTTGGGTTTTGTCCAAGGTGCCACAGAATTTTTACCCATCAGCAGCACGGCTCATTTAAAGGCTGTACCAGTAGCACTTGGTTGGGGAGATCCAGGCTCAGCTTTTAGTGCCGTGATTCAGCTTGGTAGTATTGTTGCCGTACTGTGGTACTTCTGGGGAGATTTAACGAGAGTTCTTAGTGGCGCGTATATTGCTATAAGACGCAAAGATTATCAAGATACTGATTTTCGCATTGCTTTGGGAATTGCCATAGGAACATTTCCTATAGTAATTTTGGGGCTTTTACTCAAAATTGTTTTTGAAGAGTTTTATGAAAATACTGTCCGGGGTATGGTGGTTATAGCAATCGTTTCGATTGTGATGGCGCTGTTATTGGGGCTAGCAGAAATAAAAGGCAGCAGACAGCGTAATTTTGAAAAATTGGGAATGATTGATGGAATATTGATGGGTTGCGCTCAAGCTTTGGCGTTGATACCTGGTGTTTCTAGAAGCGGCTCTACTTTGACAGCAGGATTATTTATGGGTTTGGAAAGGGAAACAGCAGCAAGATTTTCCTTTTTATTAGGTATTCCCGCTATTAGCTTAGCTGGCTTAATCTCACTTAAAGATTTATTAGAAGTGGGAGTTGAGAGTTCGCAAATTCTTACCTTGATAGCAAGTGTAATATCATCCGGGATATTTTCTTATTTAGCAATTGCTTGGTTAGTAAAATTCTTAAAAACCAGAAGTACCTGGATATTTGTTTGGTACCGCTTGATATTTGGTATTGCTATATTAGCTGGTTTATACTTCGGTGTACTTGAGAATATATGA
- a CDS encoding DUF3120 domain-containing protein, whose translation MTQTLESLESLEIKTIANQKVITTVIPLHKEKDENLTSFSTSPLTPLFSGVIFRQALLVFAAAVFLVSVPVFIEAPLVRALPWLSVALTAAWVWLSKKLMSRSSTYIWGDLLLGFSWSWLAGSIYWGWLRWEPLWHLPVESIGLPFAIWCLYRNWGKVGNWFYFGSLLGTVLTDIYFYIVDLIPYWRQIMLVEPEAASPVLKAALSQVQTPAGEAWAIILAVVLLSIGIIPLKYKQLHWYAFSGAVLSTILVDSLFLIAAVLA comes from the coding sequence GTGACTCAAACACTTGAAAGTCTCGAATCTTTAGAAATCAAGACAATAGCGAATCAAAAAGTGATAACCACAGTAATACCCCTACATAAAGAGAAAGATGAGAATTTGACATCTTTCTCAACCTCTCCCCTAACGCCTCTGTTTTCTGGGGTTATATTCCGACAAGCTTTACTGGTATTTGCTGCGGCAGTATTTTTAGTGTCGGTACCTGTATTCATTGAAGCGCCTTTAGTAAGAGCGCTACCGTGGTTGAGTGTGGCTTTAACAGCAGCTTGGGTATGGTTAAGTAAAAAATTGATGTCACGCAGTTCTACTTATATTTGGGGGGATTTACTCTTAGGCTTCAGTTGGAGTTGGTTGGCTGGTTCTATATATTGGGGTTGGCTGCGCTGGGAACCTTTGTGGCATTTACCCGTAGAATCAATTGGTTTGCCTTTTGCTATTTGGTGTTTGTATCGTAATTGGGGCAAAGTCGGCAACTGGTTTTACTTTGGTTCTCTGCTGGGCACAGTTTTGACCGACATATATTTTTACATAGTGGACTTAATACCGTATTGGCGGCAGATTATGCTTGTAGAGCCAGAAGCAGCTTCACCTGTTTTAAAAGCAGCACTTTCGCAAGTACAAACACCAGCAGGAGAGGCTTGGGCAATTATCTTAGCTGTAGTGTTGTTAAGCATTGGAATTATACCTTTAAAATATAAGCAGCTACACTGGTATGCTTTTAGTGGAGCAGTTTTGAGCACAATTTTAGTAGACAGCTTATTCTTAATCGCTGCCGTTCTAGCTTGA
- the psbU gene encoding photosystem II complex extrinsic protein PsbU translates to MKRLAHLVTIFSLLIGFWGWLGSGGAAQAANLNQFAVNNAPIFAIDSSRVLRNRADEKLADVYGDKIDLNNTNIGAFQRYRGLYPTLAKKIVFNAPYDNVEDVLDLEGLSERQKQRLQANLENFTVNPPEEIFIDGDERINNGIYR, encoded by the coding sequence GTGAAACGATTGGCGCATTTAGTAACAATATTTAGTTTGTTAATCGGGTTTTGGGGATGGTTAGGCTCTGGGGGAGCAGCCCAAGCAGCAAATTTAAATCAATTCGCTGTTAATAACGCTCCTATTTTTGCAATTGATTCGTCCCGAGTACTACGGAATCGAGCAGATGAAAAGCTTGCAGATGTTTATGGTGACAAAATTGATTTAAACAATACTAACATCGGAGCTTTTCAAAGATATCGGGGACTATATCCTACACTTGCTAAGAAGATAGTCTTTAACGCTCCTTACGACAATGTAGAAGATGTGCTTGATCTTGAAGGTTTGAGCGAAAGACAAAAACAACGTTTACAGGCTAACTTGGAGAACTTCACAGTTAACCCACCAGAAGAAATCTTTATTGATGGCGATGAGCGCATCAATAATGGTATTTACAGATAA